In Oryzias latipes chromosome 15, ASM223467v1, the following proteins share a genomic window:
- the LOC105358775 gene encoding zinc finger BED domain-containing protein 4-like, translating into MVEEKYKAKKEKALDVVSRASAVSLTADMWTSINMDAYLAVTCHFITEEVELASVVLGVLKFPQTHTAAHLAEAKNLLMEEWGIKGKVTGLVTDCAPNMVACANILRLRHIMCFAHMLNLVVKKSLAQTPELEDIRSKGRRIVGLFKSSTTAKEKLSEMQRQLARPEHKLIQEVETRWNSTFNMLERLFKERESHWGQLWPPSIQTFLHSPQRTTRPYTTA; encoded by the exons ATGGTGGAGGAGAAGTACAAAGCCAAAAAGGAGAAGGCTTTAGATGTGGTTAGCAGGGCCTCTGCTGTCAGCCTTACAGCAGACATGTGGACATCCATTAACATGGACGCTTACTTGGCTGTAACATGCCATTTTATCACCGAGGAG GTGGAGCTGGCCTCTGTGGTCTTGGGGGTTCTGAAGTTTCCCCAAACCCACACTGCAGCTCACTTGGCTGAGGCCAAAAATCTTCTCATGGAAGAATGGGGAATTAAAGGGAAG GTGACAGGCCTGGTTACAGACTGTGCTCCCAACATGGTTGCATGTGCTAATATATTGCGGCTTCGGCACATAATGTGTTTTGCACATATGCTTAATTTGGTGGTGAAAAAGTCCCTTGCCCAAACCCCTGAACTAGAGGATATCCGAAGTAAGGGGCGTAGGATTGTCGgtctttttaaatccagcacCACAGCGAAGGAGAAGCTGTCAGAGATGCAGCGACAGCTGGCCAGGCCAGAGCACAAATTAATACaagag GTGGAAACAAGATGGAACAGCACATTTAATATGTTGGAGAGGTTGTTTAAGGAGAGAGAGAGCCACTGGGGGCAGCTCTGGCCACCCTCCATACAGACCTTCCTCCACTCACCTCAGAGGACTACCAGGCCATACACCACTGCTTGA
- the LOC105358774 gene encoding uncharacterized protein LOC105358774 — translation MSRSAPVHYSSHSSGVSQPVPVFVQNPGVPQFVPMVPSGSSLSSAVAGYPVAVQTGSTVPVFSGVPAAGVSEAVQVPVQAPGFSQFVQTGPAMVGSASPVFVLHEGAGSTQPGPAQAALPETQWAVAPPSFSEQAAADAQAVGSSDFLPPVPAPPAGPVLQSGETSNIVKEAELGNYQQQTEEFGYPAEAAQPGAAFTSVLVPGQGLGGFGGSPYPGFDYRLLYGLYPPGTYTTFSQNHEKGKDYYQSIHYLKEHVSEDQGPQQQQLQQKVFHGHPQRS, via the exons aTGAGCCGCTCTGCTCCTGTGCATTACAGCTCTCATTCAAGCGGCGTCTCTCAGCCAGTTCCAGTGTTTGTGCAGAATCCTGGTGTCCCTCAGTTTGTTCCCATGGTTCCATCAGGCAGCAGCTTGAGCTCTGCTGTGGCAGGATACCCTGTGGCTGTTCAGACAGGATCTACTGTTCCTGTGTTTTCCggtgttcctgcagcaggagTCTCTGAGGCAGTTCAGGTCCCTGTGCAGGCTCCTGGTTTCTCCCAGTTTGTTCAGACGGGCCCAGCAATGGTTGGCTCTGCTTCCcctgtgtttgtgctgcatgAAGGAGCTGGTTCCACACAGCCAGGACCTGCTCAAGCTGCTCTGCCAG AAACCCAGTGGGCTGTTGCTCCTCCATCTTTCTCTGAGCAAGCAGCAGCTGATGCCCAGGCTGTGGGCTCCAGTGACTTCCTGCCACCAGTCCCTGCCCCTCCAGCTGGCCCTGTCCTCCAGTCCGGAGAGACTTCCAATATTGTGAAGGAAGCTGAACTTGGCAACTACCAGCAGCAGACGGAAGAGTTTGGTTACCCGGCTGAGGCGGCGCAGCCTGGAGCTGCTTTCACCAGCGTGCTTGTTCCAGGCCAAGGACTTGGTGGCTTCGGGGGTTCTCCTTATCCTGGCTTTGACTACAGGCTCCTGTATGGTCTGTACCCTCCTGGCACCTACACCACCTTCAGCCAGAACCATGAGAAGGGCAAAGACTACTACCAATCCATCCACTACTTGAAGGAGCATGTTTCTGAAGACCaaggtcctcagcagcagcagcttcagcagaagGTCTTCCATGGTCATCCCCAGAGATCTTGA